DNA from Deltaproteobacteria bacterium:
GCGGGAGTGGAGGCGGACGATGTGATCGCGACGCTGACCGAGCGCTTTGCGCGCGCCGGAACCGATTGCGTGGTGATCACGGCCGACAAGGATCTGATGCAGCTGGTGGGACCACACGTCCGACTGTGGGACACCATGCGGGATCGCTGGACCGATGAGGCCGGGGTGCGCGAGCGCTTCGGCGTCCTGCCGAAGCAGGTCGTCGACGTCATGGCGTTGATGGGCGATAGCATCGATAACATACCCGGGGTCAAGGGTATCGGTGAGAAGACCGCGATGGCGTTGATCCAGGAGTTCGGTAGTCTCGACAGTGTGCTGGAGAGCGCCGACGAAGTCGAGCGCAGCGCTCTGCGCAACGCCAAGCGGGTGGCCGCGCTGTTGCGCGAAGGGGCGGCGGCGGCGCGCCTGAGCCGTGACTTGGCTCGGGTTCGGCGTGATGTGCCGCTGGCTCTGGCGCTCGATGAGCTGGCCTATAAGGGGCCGGATGCGCCGACGGTGCGCGCCCTCTTTCAGCGCCTTGGTTTCCAGTCGCTGCTGCGCGATATCCCGCAGCCGGCCACAACCGAATCGGTGGCTGTGCGCACACTGGCAACCGCTGCCGAGGTTGCCGGCGTATACGCCCAAGGCACGCAGGCCGGCCGTGTGGGGTTGGCGGCGCTCGGCGCGGTCCCGCCGGATGCATGGCCACCGGCACAACGGGCTGAGGCGCTGATCCTGCAAGTCGATAACGATGGGCCGTTTCGCGTTGCCCTCACCCAAGCGGACCTGATCAGCGCGACCACGCAACTACTAGCCGATCCGGCGATCGAGAAGATCGGCCATGACTTGAAGCGTGACCTGCTCCGATTCGATCCCGCCATGGTACTCGGCGGCCGGTGCTTCGACACCATGGTTGCGTCATACCTCGTCGATGCCGGCGGCACGCACCGCCTTGAGGACTTGGCCAGCGATCTGTTGGGCCGCGCGGTAACGGAGTTCCGTGCCAGCGCAGAGGGCGTGGCGGCGGGTGTGGCGCTGCTCCCGCGGTTGGCGAGCGAGCTGTCTACTCGGCTGGAGGCGCTGGGAATGACCGCGCTGTTCCGCGACATCGAGATGCCCCTGGTGCAGGTGCTGACGGCGATCGAGCGCCGTGGAGTACGGCTGGATGTCGCGGCCCTGGCGACGATGAGCCGCGAATACGAGCAGCGCCTCTCCGCGCTCGCCGCCGACATCTATGCCTTGGCCGGTGGCGAGTTCAACCTGAACTCGCCACCGCAGCTGCGCACGGTCTTGTTCGAGCGGCTCGGGCTATCGACGAAGGGCGTGCGGCGTGGCAAGACCGGCTACTCGACCGACGTCGACGTGCTCACGCGGCTGGCTGAGGCCCATCCGGTGCCGGCGAAGATCATCGAGTACCGTGGGCTGGCGAAGCTGAAGTCGACCTATATTGATGCGTTGCCGGCCGCGGTAAACCCCGCCACCGGTCGCTTGCACGCTTCCCTAAACCAGACGGTGGCAGTCACCGGCCGACTCAGCTCTAGCGATCCCAACCTGCAGAATATCCCGATCCGGGGCGAAGAAGGCCAGCGCATCCGCGCGGCCTTTATCGCGGATCCCGGCAACCTGCTGCTGGCGGCAGACTACTCGCAGATCGAGTTGCGTGTGCTGGCGCACTTGGCGGGCGACGCGGCCTTGATTGACGCCTTTCGCGCGGGTGCCGATATCCACGCCCGTACGGCTGCCGAGATGTTCGGCGTGCTGCCCGGGCTGGTGAGCGCGGACATGCGACGCGCGGCCAAGGTCATCAACTTCGGCATCATCTACGGCATGGGTGCACCCCGGGTTGCTAACGAACTCGGCATCCCGGTTGCCGAGGCACAGCGGTACATTGACCGGTACTTTACCCGCTATGCCGGCGTGCGCCGGTTTCTCGATGAGACGATTGCGAAGGCGCGGGCCAGCGGTTATGTGACCACTTTGTACGGGCGGCGGCGCGCGCTGCCGGATCTGGCCAGCCGTGATCGCGTGGTGGCGCAAGCCGCGGAACGGACCGCCACGAACACGCCGATTCAGGGCTCGGCTGCCGACATCATCAAGATGGCGATGGTGGTGGTTGACCGGCGACTGCGCGAACACGGGCTGCATGCGGCGATGATTTTGCAGGTACATGACGAACTGGTGTTCGAGGTCGCTGCCGCCGATTTGGAGCCGACCCGCGAACTCGTGCGCACGGAAATGGAGGGTGTCGTCCAGTTGGCTGTACCGCTGCGAGTCGAGATCAGCAGCGGTCCTGACTGGGCCAAGGCCCATGGCTAGTACCAGCCACCCGACCGCTCTGGCCGGCCGGCCGGTGAATAGGGCGGGAACGAGACCGTCTACAGGCGATGGGGGCAGGCCTCGTGGAACGTAGCGACCAGGAGCTCGTTCGCGAGACCCGCGCCGGAAATGCAGAGGCGTTCCGGGAGTTGGTGGAGCGCTACCAGCGCAAGGTGGCAGCCGTGGCGATGGGAATGGTGCATAACCGCGACGATGCGCTGGAGTTGACCCAGGAGACGTTCGTTAAGGCGTTCGAGAACATCGGCAAGTTCAAGGGCGAATCGAGCTTCTACACCTGGCTATATCGAATCGTGGTCAACCTCGGCATCGACTACCGGCGACGCGAGCGCCGCCACCCGACGGTGGCTCTCGACGACCAGATGCGCAACGGCGGCGAGATCCCCGAAGAACTACTCGGCAGCCCGGTGGCCGATCCCTTCCGCGAGTTCCGCTCGCACGAGATCGGCGAACGGGTCAGCCGCGCGATCAACGAGTTGACCCCTGATCACAAAGCCGTCATACTTCTGCGCGAAGTCGAGGGCCTCTCCTATGATGAAATCAGCCGCGTGATGCAGTGTTCGAAGGGCACGGTCATGAGCCGGCTGCATTACGCGCGCAAGAAGCTCCAAGACAAACTGCGGGACTGTTTGTGAGCGATGAGTACGCTTCCCCACAACCTCAAGCCGGCACGGAGGCGCGAAGGCCTCGGGGTGATGCATGACGTGTCGTGAAGTGAGCGGGTTGTTGCCGTTGTTCTTCGATGGGGAGCTCGATGCGCGCCAGATGCGGGCGGTGGCGCTGCACAGCAGCCGCTGCGCCGCCTGCGAAGACGAGGTCCGACAGCTCGAGCGGGTGCAAGAAGCGGTAGCGCTAACGATCCGGGCGCGGGTCGAAGAATTGGACTTCAGCCTGGTGTGGCCCGCGGTTGCAGCGCGGTTGCGTGTACACCGCCCGGCCTGGGGCGAGCGACTGCGCGCCTACTGGGACAACCTCGATCTGCGCTCGTGGCTGCGCGTACCGGCGCTGGCCGCGGCGGCGGCGAGCGCCGCGATCGCGATCACGTTGTGGTCGGGGCAGCCAAGCGAGGAGTCGCAGGTCGCCGAGGCCCCGCCGGTGGTCGACAACAGCGCCATCATCGACTCGCTCGATAGTAGTGCCGAAGCCGTCGCGGTGCTCAGCGAACCGGAAACCAACACCACTGTGCTCTGGATCAACGACGACAGCGACTACGGGGCAGAAGGGTTCCCGCCGTGAAGCTGAACGGGGTATTGCTGCTCGTGGCGGTGGCCGCAGCCGGCACCGTCGCTCCTTCGCCGGGCAGGGCGGGTGAAACGATTGAAGTTCGTATCGGGGCGGTGTTGGCGAGCAATTCCGGGCAAGAAATGGATCCGCGCCTAGTGGCGATGCACCGGCAGCTCCGCAGCCTGTTTCCCTATAGCTCGTATCACCTGGTGAAGGAGAAGCGCCAACGGGTGGCCACCGGGGGCAAGGTGGGATTCGAGATTCCCGGCGGGCGCTACCTCTTGGTGATACCGAAAGTGTTGAAGAACGAACGAGTATCGATGCGGGTGATGCTGATCGAAGGCACGCGCTCGGTAGTCGATACCGCTCTGACGTTACGCAATCACGGGACCTTTCTGGTAGGCGGGCCGCGGCACGAACAAGGGGTGCTGATAATCTCCATTGGGGCCGAAAGCGCGCTCGCCAACAACCCGCCGGAGACGGGCGAGACCGCGCCGGTGGCGACGCAGTGATGATCCTAGATCAGCTCTCCGCTTGGGTGCTCGGGAATACGCCGCTGGACTGGTTGGCGCAAGGCTTTCGCCTGCTACAGCTGTGGGGGCCGATTGTGTCGCTGCCAGGCTTGGCCGCCTCGGTGGGCTTGCTCGGCAGTTTGCTCGCGCTGGTCGTTCTTAGCGGTGTCGCGGTGCTGTCGTTGGGGAGTTTCCTGACTGCGGCGCTCGCGCTCTGGCTGCTGCTGAGCGAGGTATTTGGGCTGCGCGTGGAGCTGGCGCGGCCGTAAGCCGAGCGCCAGCTCCACCACCAGCCTTACGCCGGTCGCTTGTCGCGGTAATAGGCAATCAGGATATCGGCGATCTCCGGCCGCAGTACGCGGGCGTCAGGGTGTTGGCCGCCGGTCAAGGCTTCTCGGATCTTCGAACCCGATATCGTCAGCGGTTTCTCGTTCGGGTGGTTGTCCATCAGCTCGACGCGGCCGGCGCTGTCGAAGTAAGCGGCGAAGCCGATGTTGCATGGGCGGATGCGCAAGTCGCCCTGCAAGCTGTTGAAGACTTCCTGGGCGTCAAAGTCGCCCCAGATCGGCTTGCCGTCATCGAAGGGGGCGTCGGCGTGCTTGCGGCCGATAACGATGTCGGTGAAACCGAGATTCTGGCGGTAGATGCCGTGCATCACCGCCTCCTTGGGTCCGCCGTACAACATCTTGATGTCGAGCCCGACCAGTTCGAAGACCTCAGTCAGGTCGTAACCGCGATCGCTCCACAGCGCCTCCTCCTTGTCGCCCTTGCCGAGCAGCTTGAGCTCGTGCAGCGCGCGGTAGCAGCGCATGCGTACGCGCGCCGGGACGTCGTCGCCCTTGAGTTCGCCGATGAGCGGATTGAGCACGACTCCGGCGAAGTAGCCGTCGCGGGTCAGCCGTTCCACGCCTGCCACCAGCGCGTACTCATGCGCGCGATGCAGCGGGTTGCGGGTCTGGAACGCCAGCGCGCGCTCCCACCGCCGCTCCGCAATCAGCGTGCGCACCTGGCGTGGGGTGAGGACAAACTCGCCGTATTCGGGATCGACCTCCTGCGGTAGTGCCCACAGTGATCCACCGACGAGCTGAGTGCGAGGATCGTCCATGATCATATGACCGCCGGGGTGATCGGCGCGGCTGGTGCCGTAGAACTTCTCGACGTGCTTGGGCTTGTCCCAGTCGAAAATGCTCGACAAGCGCACGCTGGCAATGATGGTGCCGTCGTAGACCAGCGCCGCCGAGTGCCCCACTCGCAAGCGTTTGACTTCGTCCAGGGTGGCCGGAAATGAAATCGGTGCCGTCCAGGCGTAGTGCCGAAAGCCGAAATCCAACGCGCCGTGGTCGAGCACGTAGTGCCACGTCTCTTCGTCCATCGGGCCGGTCAGCGGCGACAAGGTACCGTCGGCGATGCGATAGACGGTGGAAAGATCCGCCCGGCTCAATTCGATGCGGGGTAGAGCCGCTGCCTCCGCTAGGAACTGCTTGCGGCGTGACAGCGGGACGGTGCGCGAGACCGGGGCCTCGAGACCGCCGTGAACGGGAACTAGGTCAGGCATGCTTTCAAACTCCTTCCTTTCGTAAGTCGCTAAGCGTTGACGTCAATCCTCTTCCACCACCCGCACCTCGCAGCCGGCAAGCGCAGGTAGGCGCACATCGGCGCCGCGCGAGAGCAAGCGGCTCAGCCAGGAGCGCTTTTCCGCTACCAGCACGGCGGCGCCGACGTCGTGCGTGCGCATTACGCGCGCGCAGATGGTGCCGGGATCACCCTCCTCGATCAGCGACGTGAACCGCACCCCGGCCTTGGCGACTTGCTCGCCGAGGCTGCGCACCAGCGCCTCGGCACGCGTGCGCGCCTCGCGCGTGAGCACCTCGACGACGCGGTCGCTGACGCGGTCGCCGATGAACGCGCTGTCGAGCGACGACGCCACGCGCGCGGTTTCTGCGGGGTCGAGTACGATCAGCGCGATCAACGTGCCCCCCAGACGCTGCGCGCTGGCGATCGCCTGGTCGCGTGAGCGGCACGGCTCCACGCCCGGCGGAATCATCAACAGAACATTCGGCATGGCACGCTCCTTCTACGGCGTAATGCCGAGCAAGGGCCAGTACCAGCTGGCCAAGAGGTTGAACAACAGCAACGAGATCGAGGTCAGAACCAGCCCGGGCACAAACATGTCGCGCGTGCGTAGAAAGCCCGAGGAATAAGCGATGGCGTTAGCCGGCGTGCCGATCGGTAACGTAAACGCCAAGCCCGCCGGTACCGCCACCACCAGCGCCATGATGCGCGGCTCCATGTTGAACTGGGCGGCTATCGCCAGGCTCACCGGCATCACGATCGCCACGGCAGCGGAGTTGCTCATCACTTCGGTCAATAGAATGGCGGCGGCCGATACCAGGAACATCACACTGGTCGGCCCCGAGGCCCACTGCGAGATGATGTGGTCGGCGAGCCAAGTCGAGGCGCCGCTGCGGTTGAGCGCCGAACCAAGACAAATCGCGCCGCCGTACATCAGGATCAAGCCCCAGTTGACGTAGCGCTCGATGTCGCGCCACTGTACCAAGTTGAGCCCGAAGAGCACCACCACTGCCACCAGCGCGATGTTGGCGAGGCCGAATTCCTCGCCGAGAACGATCCAAGCCGCGATCGTGAGCGCCATCACCCCGCCCGTCAGACGCTCCTGAAAACTGGCCCGCCCCATGGCGAGCAGCTTCTCCTCCACCGCGTGCTGAGCGGCGGATACGTCGCTCACGTCGATCGCGAAGAAGAGACGCAACAGCAGCCACCCGACGACGAACAGCAAGAGCACCAGCGGAGCGGTCGCCGCGCTCCACTCGGCGAACGAAATCGTCTGGCCGCTGACCTCGCGCAAGATCCCGAGCGCGAGGGGGGCGCGCGCCCCGCCCAGCAGCGTGGCCACGCCGCCGATGGTGGTGCCCCAGGCCATCGCCAGGAACAAAGCGCGGGCGTACTGGCTGCGCCCGCGGGTGAGGCGCAGCACGCCCGCGATCTCAACGATGATCGGAAAGGTCATCGCCGCGACCGCGTGCTCGGACATGACCAGCGACATCGCCCCGTTGATCAGGAATACGCCGCCAAGCAAGGCCGGCGGCTTGCCGCCGAAGCGGCGCAGGATGGCAAGTGCCAAACGCGTGGAAAGCCCGGCCTTCATCATGGCTGCGGCTAGAATGAAGGCCCCGAGGATGAAGAACACCGCCTCGTTGCCAAACAGCGCGTACGCATCTCTGCTCGTGAGCACGCCCGTTAGCGGCAGCAGCACGATTGCCAGCAGACTGGTGATCATGGTCGGCAAGACATTGAGCACCCAGTAGAAGATGCAAAGAACGAACACCGCCAGCGCCTTGAGCCCGGCTGGGCTGAGGCCGTCCTGGTGACCGAGTTGCAGCGTCAGCCAGTACAGCAGCGCGCCCACTGCCAGCAGCAGCAAGCGGCGACCGCGCATCAGCACAATGATCCACAGCGGTCGCCGGTCGACCTCAACTTCGCGGGGCATTGTGGAGCATCCTCACAAGCGGGAGGAGTCGAACGAGTCGCTGACAGTGCGCACGCGCAAGCGGCGGCGCAGGCGCGCCAGGTTGCGGGCGGTCAAGTTGCCGAGTCGAGAGCGGTAGAACTGCTGCGTGACGCTCAACCGCACCTCCTCGGCGACAAAGAAGCGAGCTTCCAGCGGGGTAACCCCGAAACTCAGCTCCTGCACCCAGTCCATGTTGATCTTGGCATCGCGGACCGCATGAAACAGGTGCGCGAACAACGGCGCGATCTCTGCCAGCCGCGGTTGTGCCGGCTGGCCGGCGCGCGCCAGTGACAGCACCGGCAACACCCCAGCGCGGGTTAGTTGGTTCATGCCGTCAATCGTGGACTCGCTCGGTTCGGCGCCGACCAGCAAGTCACTCCACACTGTGCCGCTCGGGAAGATGGTCGCGGCGTAGGCAAGGGCCTCGTAGTAACGGGCCTGGCCGCAGCGCGCCACCCGCCCCGGGCACAGTGGTAGCAGCCGCTGCGGGTCGTGAATCTCGATGCCGTAGCTGAGGGCGTCAACTCCCATGGCGTAGGTGCGGTCGATCCAGCGATTGGTTTGCGGCGGATGCACCTGGACCGCGACGAAGGTATCGAAGTGCCGTTTCACCGCGCTGATGTACGGCTCGAGGGCGGCTACGCCGCCGTCCTCGCTGTCGCTGCCGCCGCCATTGAAGAGGACATACTCGACCGCGCCCTCGGCCAGCGCAGCGCGTATGGTTTGGATCACCTCGGCCACCGGGCGCGGGCTGAGCGCGGCGGCGGCGGTCCCTGCACAGAAGCGGCAAGGGCTGTGGCGCAGGCTGAAGCCACACGCTTCCACCGGGCTGAGCGCAATGAAGTTGCCGAACACGGTGGCGATCTCGCGCATCGGTGTGCCCCGCAGGGTGTGCTTGCCATAAAACTGCGGCGGCGGAATCACGCGCACGTCCACGCGCTCGCCCGCTGCCTCGCCGCCGCGGTGGAGGAAGAACCGCGCAGCCTCACAGCCGAGTTGGTACCGCCCCTGATCCCTCTGAGCCCCGTTGCGCTTGCCGACCGGGGCATCGACCACGACGTCTTCCGGCAGCAATAACTCCAACGCCGGCGTCTGCCCTAGCGGCACCGCCAGGCCTGGGCGTATCTCGGGGCGGGTGCACACCGCGGCATCGAGGTCGATGCCCTCGAGTGCCAACTCCACCTTGAGGTAGCCGGGATTGGGAGCGCTCATGCGCGCGCTCCCCCGCCGCACACCGCGCAAGCAGCGTTCTTCGGCAAGGGCGTGGAGTGAACCGCGCCGCGCGCAACGTCAAACGACAAGAGTCGGCCGTACAGCGGCTCCCCGACTTCGAGCACACACTTCAGTGCCTCCGCCGCCTGCAAGGTGCCGAGCAGGTCGGCGGCAACTTCGCGCAGCGGTGAATCGGCCGCCTCGTGTGGGAGAGGCGAGACGATGCAGGCATAGCACGGCACCCCGCGCAGGTGGCCGGCGAAGGTCGTGATGCAGACCTCGTCGCCAGCCGCAGTTCCCGCGACGAGTGGGATGCCCAGTGCGACGCAGGCGCGGTTGAGGGCGGCGCGTAGTTCGCCGCTCTCGCCGCCGTCAATGACGGCCTGGTATGGCCGCAACGAGTCTTGCAGAGCCGGTGCATCACTACAATTTGTTAGCGAAACAACGGTGGTGTCGGGGTTGGTCACGGCGATCGCAGCGCGGGCACAGGCGCTGGTTGTCAGGTTCATCAACCCCAGTCGGCCGGCGCCGGCGGCAACTAAGTAGGGCAGGGCCGGGGCCTCGCCCCGGGCCGCCACCACCGCCAGCGCCGTCGCCAGGAGGCGTTGCTGGCCGCGGGCGCCGATCTCCGGGAGGACGATTTGGCGGCTGTAGCGTTCGATTTGTACATCGCTGAGTTTGGCGGTCTGCTCGGCCTGCACCGCACCTCTGCGGCAGGGTGGATAACTGAGGTGGGTCGTCGTGCGCCCCGGCGGCGTAGCGCTTGCCGTGCGGATCATGTTTGCCGGGCCGCCCGGCGGTGGTAGGCTCGCCAGCCAATCCACAGGCTGGTGCTGAGGTAGCGGTCGCCGAAGTCGGGAAAGATCACCACGATCGTGCCCTCGTCCAGCTCGGCTGCGACGTGCAAGGCCGCCCACATCGCGGCGCCGGAGGACTGTCCCACCACCAGCCCCTCCTCTGCCCCCAGCCGGTACACGGTGTCGTAGGCGACCTCAGTGCCGACATTGATTTTGCGATCGAGTTCTTCCTCGCGGTAGATGCCGGGCACGATCGAGCTGGCCATGTGTTTGAGCCCTTCGAGCCCGTGAAAAGAGTCGTCGGGTTCGACCGCAATCACT
Protein-coding regions in this window:
- the polA gene encoding DNA polymerase I yields the protein MPRPSAHVFLIDGSSYIYRAFFALPPLTSPSGAPTNAAFGFASMTLKLLREVKPQYLAVVFDAPGGTFRDTLFEAYKANRPRMPDDLVAQLPLVREVVAALGVRSLTIAGVEADDVIATLTERFARAGTDCVVITADKDLMQLVGPHVRLWDTMRDRWTDEAGVRERFGVLPKQVVDVMALMGDSIDNIPGVKGIGEKTAMALIQEFGSLDSVLESADEVERSALRNAKRVAALLREGAAAARLSRDLARVRRDVPLALALDELAYKGPDAPTVRALFQRLGFQSLLRDIPQPATTESVAVRTLATAAEVAGVYAQGTQAGRVGLAALGAVPPDAWPPAQRAEALILQVDNDGPFRVALTQADLISATTQLLADPAIEKIGHDLKRDLLRFDPAMVLGGRCFDTMVASYLVDAGGTHRLEDLASDLLGRAVTEFRASAEGVAAGVALLPRLASELSTRLEALGMTALFRDIEMPLVQVLTAIERRGVRLDVAALATMSREYEQRLSALAADIYALAGGEFNLNSPPQLRTVLFERLGLSTKGVRRGKTGYSTDVDVLTRLAEAHPVPAKIIEYRGLAKLKSTYIDALPAAVNPATGRLHASLNQTVAVTGRLSSSDPNLQNIPIRGEEGQRIRAAFIADPGNLLLAADYSQIELRVLAHLAGDAALIDAFRAGADIHARTAAEMFGVLPGLVSADMRRAAKVINFGIIYGMGAPRVANELGIPVAEAQRYIDRYFTRYAGVRRFLDETIAKARASGYVTTLYGRRRALPDLASRDRVVAQAAERTATNTPIQGSAADIIKMAMVVVDRRLREHGLHAAMILQVHDELVFEVAAADLEPTRELVRTEMEGVVQLAVPLRVEISSGPDWAKAHG
- a CDS encoding sigma-70 family RNA polymerase sigma factor translates to MERSDQELVRETRAGNAEAFRELVERYQRKVAAVAMGMVHNRDDALELTQETFVKAFENIGKFKGESSFYTWLYRIVVNLGIDYRRRERRHPTVALDDQMRNGGEIPEELLGSPVADPFREFRSHEIGERVSRAINELTPDHKAVILLREVEGLSYDEISRVMQCSKGTVMSRLHYARKKLQDKLRDCL
- a CDS encoding zf-HC2 domain-containing protein, with the protein product MTCREVSGLLPLFFDGELDARQMRAVALHSSRCAACEDEVRQLERVQEAVALTIRARVEELDFSLVWPAVAARLRVHRPAWGERLRAYWDNLDLRSWLRVPALAAAAASAAIAITLWSGQPSEESQVAEAPPVVDNSAIIDSLDSSAEAVAVLSEPETNTTVLWINDDSDYGAEGFPP
- a CDS encoding sulfate adenylyltransferase; this encodes MPDLVPVHGGLEAPVSRTVPLSRRKQFLAEAAALPRIELSRADLSTVYRIADGTLSPLTGPMDEETWHYVLDHGALDFGFRHYAWTAPISFPATLDEVKRLRVGHSAALVYDGTIIASVRLSSIFDWDKPKHVEKFYGTSRADHPGGHMIMDDPRTQLVGGSLWALPQEVDPEYGEFVLTPRQVRTLIAERRWERALAFQTRNPLHRAHEYALVAGVERLTRDGYFAGVVLNPLIGELKGDDVPARVRMRCYRALHELKLLGKGDKEEALWSDRGYDLTEVFELVGLDIKMLYGGPKEAVMHGIYRQNLGFTDIVIGRKHADAPFDDGKPIWGDFDAQEVFNSLQGDLRIRPCNIGFAAYFDSAGRVELMDNHPNEKPLTISGSKIREALTGGQHPDARVLRPEIADILIAYYRDKRPA
- a CDS encoding DASS family sodium-coupled anion symporter; the protein is MPREVEVDRRPLWIIVLMRGRRLLLLAVGALLYWLTLQLGHQDGLSPAGLKALAVFVLCIFYWVLNVLPTMITSLLAIVLLPLTGVLTSRDAYALFGNEAVFFILGAFILAAAMMKAGLSTRLALAILRRFGGKPPALLGGVFLINGAMSLVMSEHAVAAMTFPIIVEIAGVLRLTRGRSQYARALFLAMAWGTTIGGVATLLGGARAPLALGILREVSGQTISFAEWSAATAPLVLLLFVVGWLLLRLFFAIDVSDVSAAQHAVEEKLLAMGRASFQERLTGGVMALTIAAWIVLGEEFGLANIALVAVVVLFGLNLVQWRDIERYVNWGLILMYGGAICLGSALNRSGASTWLADHIISQWASGPTSVMFLVSAAAILLTEVMSNSAAVAIVMPVSLAIAAQFNMEPRIMALVVAVPAGLAFTLPIGTPANAIAYSSGFLRTRDMFVPGLVLTSISLLLFNLLASWYWPLLGITP
- a CDS encoding ThiF family adenylyltransferase → MIRTASATPPGRTTTHLSYPPCRRGAVQAEQTAKLSDVQIERYSRQIVLPEIGARGQQRLLATALAVVAARGEAPALPYLVAAGAGRLGLMNLTTSACARAAIAVTNPDTTVVSLTNCSDAPALQDSLRPYQAVIDGGESGELRAALNRACVALGIPLVAGTAAGDEVCITTFAGHLRGVPCYACIVSPLPHEAADSPLREVAADLLGTLQAAEALKCVLEVGEPLYGRLLSFDVARGAVHSTPLPKNAACAVCGGGARA